The genomic interval AGCCCAAGGGGCTCTCGGCGGTGGGGACCGGTGGGACGGAGGCGCGCAGCAGCCCGTCCCGCGCGCTGACGGGACGGCTTGCGCGGGCTTCGGCCTCCAGACGCTCGGCGGTGGACAGCCGTGCGTCGTGTCAGCAGTCCGCGTCGCCGGAGGTGGCCTGGGAGGCGGTGGCGACGATTTCACCGATGTCCGAGCCACCGTGGAGGGCCGGGCCGAGATCACGCAGGGTCTCGAACCAGAACTGCTGATCGTCCCGGAACATCAGCTGCTGCATTGCATCTCCCTCTCGAGGACGGCCCGGAAGGTGTGCGGGGGGCGACCGGTGAGGCGCTGGACGGTGTCGGTGATGCGGTCCTCCGCCCCTTCGGCGATGGCACGGTCCATGCCGGCCAGCATCGCGGCGAACTCCGCCGGCACCTGCGTCGTGAGGCGGTCGCGCATCTGTTCGTAGGACAGGCGGTGGTGGGCCACGGGCCGCCCGGTGACCTCGGTGATGATCGTGGCGATGTCGTCGTGGCCGAGTGCCTCGGGTCCGGTGAGGACGAGATCGGTGTTGGGGGCTTGTTCGTCGGTCAGAGCGCGCACGGCGACGGCCGCGATGTCCTCGGCGTCCACGAAGCCGACCCGGCCGCTTTCGGTGGCGGTCCGGATGATGTTCTCGTCGCGGATGCTGTGGGCGTGCGCGTGCGTGCCGGTGAAGTTCTGCATGAACCACGAGGGCCGCAGGACCGCCCACTGTTCGAAGAGATCGGGCAGGGCCCGGTGCACCGCTCCCACCGCCGCGCCGCCCTCGGGGATGGCCGAGGAGCTCAGCAGCACCGCGCGGTGCACGCCGACAGCGCGTGCCTGACGGAGGAACGGCAGCATGGTGGCCGCGGGGTCGGAGTCGCCCAGGGGCGGTATGAGGTAGACGCGGTCGATGCCGTCCAGGACGGCCGCGTGGGTGGCGGGGTCGTACCAGTCGAAAGCGACCGGCTCGGCGCCGGCGACCGGGGCGGCCCGGCGGCTGGCGGCTTTGACGCGATGGCCCGTGGCCGTCAGCTGTGCGGCGGTGCGGCTGCCGGTGGTGCCGGTGGCGCCGATGACCAGAGTGGTGCCGGCGGTGGTCATCGGCTGCCCCCGGTGAATCCGGTGCCGGGTTCCTGGACGGCGAGGGGGTTCCAGTAGTCGCGGTAAGAGGTGATGTGCCCGTCCCGGACGGTCACGACGGCGATGTAGGTCATGTCGAAGGGAGCGTCGCTCTCCACCAGGCGGCCGACACCGCGCATCTCGACCACGATGGTCTGTGGATCGGTGGTCTGGTGGATCCGCAGGTCGGGGAAGTCATGCAGGTCGATGTGGTCGGGGTAGTGCCGCATGTAGGCGGCGACGGCCTCCTTGCCCTCCAGGCGCCGGGGCCAGCCGGTGGGAGCGAAGGGGAACTCCATGAGGCCGTCCTCGGCCCACAGAGCGACCCACGCGGGAATGTCCTTGTCGAGCAGCAGCCGCAGGCTGTGGCGGTACAGATCCGTCGGGGAAGTCGGTGCGGACATGGGCATCCTCCAGTTCTAGAATGCGGACCTGAGGTCCGCTTCGACGAAGATACGGACCACGGGTCCGTTTTGCAAATGGAGGAGCAGCATGCCGGAGCGCAGGTCCCGCAAGGACGCCGCCCGCAACCAGGTGGCCGTACTCGAGGCCGCCGACACCCTTTTCGCCCGCCGTGGGAGTCCCGAAGACATCACCATGTCCGACGTCGCCGCAGCGGCCGGCGTCGGCAAGGGCACGCTCTTCCGGGCCTTCGGTGATCGCGCCGGGCTGCTCCGCGCCCTGTACGAGACACGGCTCGAACCGATCAGGGAGGCCATCGCAGCCGGCCCACCGCCCCTGGGGCCCACGACCCCACCGCAGGATCGCGTGCCCGCCCTGCTCGACGCCGTCCTGTGCTTCAAACTCGACAACCGGCGCCTCGCGCTGGCCCTGGAGGAAAGCGGGAGCAGCAGCCCGTACCGGGCGGAACACTACGAGCGGTGGCACCGCCTGCTCCGAGCCGTGCTGGAGCAGATCCCCGGCCTGACCGACAGCGACTTCACCGCTCACGCCCTGCTCGCCGCCACACGAGCCGACCTCATCGAGCACCTGGCCGCAGAAGAGCGTATTCCGAGGGAAAGAATGCGGGCGCAGTTGGCGAGCTTCGTCACCGGCGTCCTGGCCTCCGGCCCACCGCGAGGCACGACCGCCGAGTGATCGAGGACCGGGTGAGTCCTTGACCAGCGGGGCCTCTCACGAACGACCCCTTGCCCGAGCAGGATCAGCAAATAGCCGCAGTGCCGCGATCCGAGCGGCGTCGTGCCGGGTCAGAGTTCATGGCGTCCGGCGTGCGGCTGTTCACCGTCGCGGAACGAGCCGGGCAGATCGAGCCCGACCGCAACCTGACGTCTCCTGTCCGTCGCACTGATCACCGACGATGCCGGACAGCGCCTCGTCCGGGCTGCCCGCGCTTTGCCCGCCGCCTTACCCCGTCATCAAGGACCGTCGGATCCGATGGGATCAGAGCCGTTCCGTACCCCCCGGGGAGCGGGGGTCGATCGGACGCGCGGGCGCCTGTCGTCATTCGGTCCTTTGCCGACACCCGGTTCGGCGCGCGGCGCAAGGCGTCAGCAGTCGGAGTCCGCGGGAGCGTCCGCCGAGTTTTGCGCGGTCCGGGCGACGCGGGCCAGCAGGGTGCGCAGGTGGTGGGCGTCGTGTTCGTCGAGGTCGGCGAGCAGTTCCGCCTCGGCGGCGGCGAGGTTGTCACGGACCTGGGCGAGGCGAGTGCGTCCGGTGTCGGTGAGCAGGACCTGGCGTGCGCGGCGGTCGCGGGGGTCGGGTCTGCGGGTGACGAGGTGGTGGGCTTCGAGGTCGTCGAGGAGGTACGTCATGACCGTCCGGTCGAGGCTGACCGCCTTGGCGAGGGCGAGCTGGGACGGGGGCTCTCCGTCGGCGAGGGCGACCAGGACGAGGTAGGCGCGTGCGCCGCCGGGCAGGTCGGCGACCGATTCGGTGGCGACCCGTCGGAAGGCCGAGGAGACCATGCGGATCGCCCAGCCCAGGTCCGTGTCCAGCGTCGGCCGGGAGTCCTCGCCGGGGTGCGTGTCCGACGTCGATGCGCTCATCTCCGCACCATAGCACGATGCTATGCATCCAAGATGTTCTTGCGAACAGAACATCTTGGATGCATAGTGAATTGGGCAGCCGGAGCGACCGCACGTCGTGCGCTGATCGCCCGGACCCCTCTATCGCAAGGAAATGCCCACGATGAGCAGCAGAAACGATCTGCAGGGCCGCACGGCGCTGGTGACCGGAGCCACCTCGGGGATCGGCAAGGCCATCGCCCGCAACCTGGCCGGCCAGGGCGCTTCGGTCGTGCTGCACGGTCGCGACCAGGCGCGCGGCGAGGCACTGGTGAAGGAGTTGGCGGCCGAGGGCGCGACGGCGCGTTTCCTCGCCGCCGACCTGTCCGACGCGCAGGACACGCTGCGCCTGGCCGCCGAGGCCGGCCGGGTCGACATCCTGGTGAGCAACGCGGGCCTGTACGTGTTCGCGCCGACCGCCGCGACGGACGCCACGAGCTTCGACCGGCACATCGCCGTCAACACCCGCGC from Streptomyces sp. B3I8 carries:
- a CDS encoding TetR/AcrR family transcriptional regulator; the protein is MPERRSRKDAARNQVAVLEAADTLFARRGSPEDITMSDVAAAAGVGKGTLFRAFGDRAGLLRALYETRLEPIREAIAAGPPPLGPTTPPQDRVPALLDAVLCFKLDNRRLALALEESGSSSPYRAEHYERWHRLLRAVLEQIPGLTDSDFTAHALLAATRADLIEHLAAEERIPRERMRAQLASFVTGVLASGPPRGTTAE
- a CDS encoding nuclear transport factor 2 family protein is translated as MSAPTSPTDLYRHSLRLLLDKDIPAWVALWAEDGLMEFPFAPTGWPRRLEGKEAVAAYMRHYPDHIDLHDFPDLRIHQTTDPQTIVVEMRGVGRLVESDAPFDMTYIAVVTVRDGHITSYRDYWNPLAVQEPGTGFTGGSR
- a CDS encoding MarR family winged helix-turn-helix transcriptional regulator codes for the protein MSASTSDTHPGEDSRPTLDTDLGWAIRMVSSAFRRVATESVADLPGGARAYLVLVALADGEPPSQLALAKAVSLDRTVMTYLLDDLEAHHLVTRRPDPRDRRARQVLLTDTGRTRLAQVRDNLAAAEAELLADLDEHDAHHLRTLLARVARTAQNSADAPADSDC
- a CDS encoding NAD(P)H-binding protein, whose product is MTTAGTTLVIGATGTTGSRTAAQLTATGHRVKAASRRAAPVAGAEPVAFDWYDPATHAAVLDGIDRVYLIPPLGDSDPAATMLPFLRQARAVGVHRAVLLSSSAIPEGGAAVGAVHRALPDLFEQWAVLRPSWFMQNFTGTHAHAHSIRDENIIRTATESGRVGFVDAEDIAAVAVRALTDEQAPNTDLVLTGPEALGHDDIATIITEVTGRPVAHHRLSYEQMRDRLTTQVPAEFAAMLAGMDRAIAEGAEDRITDTVQRLTGRPPHTFRAVLEREMQCSS